In Desulfobacterales bacterium, the genomic window GTCGCTGCCAAGGAATGCTGGGATTGCAAAGAATGTTTTGAGCTGTGCCCGACCGAAGCACTGCAGGCCGCTTACCTATTAACCCAGTCGCTGACTTCTCATCCACCTTCTCTCGAATCCCAATCAGACGATTAAGTATCAATTCCATACCGAGGAATCAGAATACCGGTTATTGTGTAAAATGAACGCCCTTTGAAAGCAAAGGATTATCCATCTCTTTTGCGTAGAATTGAAATTAGCAAAACATTACACTTGCAATATTCATCTATATCTAAGGTGTCAAACTAGACTACTTTCATTACTATCTGAGGTTGTATAGTAAGCTGCGCATCACACATGTTGGCTGATTTGTATGTTTTGGCTAGACACCTAACCTTTCGCAAAAATATACAATCCTTTCGCTAATCTTACATTTTACTCACTTCCACTATTCCGACTTGGGCACGGTACATACAATTTTAAAATTGATGCCTAAATCTTAATTCTGATGAATAACTACAAGAATAAACGTTGTTATTTGGTGGCAAACGATATTAACTGCAACATTGTGGCATATGATAGTAACTACTTGACAATATTTAGCAATTCAAATAACCTAATGATCCATCGAAACTGATTCTGACAGCTACTTCCGATCCGACAGTTACACTGCTCGAT contains:
- a CDS encoding 4Fe-4S binding protein; amino-acid sequence: VAAKECWDCKECFELCPTEALQAAYLLTQSLTSHPPSLESQSDD